The segment CCCACACCGCCGGAAATGTCAGCACGAGCGTCTGGATCTCGCGCTGCCGCGCGTCGAGGTAGGCCGCGATGCCGGGCACGACCGCCGCCGGCGCGCAGCGCCCGGCCCCGCCGTCGCCGCCGGTCCAATCCCCCGAGGCCAGGACGTTCCGTAGAATCCCGCAGGCGACGACGGCGTCCTGCAGGTTGCCGAGATGGTCTTGGACGTTCGTGAGCTGTGCGATGAGGCGCTCGGCCGGCGTGCCGAGCAGCCGTACAAAGAACTCCAGCGTGTAGCGCAGGCGCTTGCACGCGATACGCAGCTGGTGGAGCTCGTCGGGCGGCGCGCCGGGTGTATTCACTGATTCGTCGTACCCTCGAACGGATGTCCAGCCGCGGAGCAGTACGACCGGTACCGCGTCGCGGACGCGGTCGCCGCCGCGCCGGCTTTCGCCGCGACGATCCGGCTTCGCGTCGTGCCGGCGCAGATACTCGCCGAGCTCGGCCTTGAAGTGCGCGAACGCGCGGCTGTCAAGCCACTTCACCAACCGGGCCCGCGCGCCGGCGTGCTCGGCCCTCCACAGGGCGAGGAGGGGGTCGAGCTCCGTACGCCGGTCCCCCGGCAGCGCGTCGAGATAGTGCCGCACCTTGTCGTGGAAGACATCGAGGTCGCGAACCGCGCCGAGGGCGCGCGCCGTGCGCCGGAGGCTCTTGCGAATAGGCCGGACCGCGTCCCGGTCGAGGTCGCCCCGAAAGAGGCGAAGCGCGACGCGCATGCGCCGGACCGCGACGCGCAGGTCGTGGAGGTCCTCGCTGTCCGTGCCGCGACGCGCGCCGGGTTCCGCGGCGTGGGCGCGCTTCCAGTTCCGCCACAGGACCTTCCGCGCGGCCTCCGTCATCGAGTCGTCCAGGGCGATCGCCGCCGTCCGCGGCCTCGCCGGCGGCGCGGCGCCGGACGCCGAGACGACCGGGTCGATACGCAGCGGTTTGATCTCGCCCGGCATCGGTCGGCGCGCGCTACTTGCGCGGGGTTCGGAGCCGCGTCAGGATCTTCGGGGGCGCCAACCACAGCAGTTCACCGCGCTCCGCGTGAACGTGAGGCAGGTCGACAAGGGCGAGCCCGGCCT is part of the bacterium genome and harbors:
- a CDS encoding CHAD domain-containing protein, which produces MPGEIKPLRIDPVVSASGAAPPARPRTAAIALDDSMTEAARKVLWRNWKRAHAAEPGARRGTDSEDLHDLRVAVRRMRVALRLFRGDLDRDAVRPIRKSLRRTARALGAVRDLDVFHDKVRHYLDALPGDRRTELDPLLALWRAEHAGARARLVKWLDSRAFAHFKAELGEYLRRHDAKPDRRGESRRGGDRVRDAVPVVLLRGWTSVRGYDESVNTPGAPPDELHQLRIACKRLRYTLEFFVRLLGTPAERLIAQLTNVQDHLGNLQDAVVACGILRNVLASGDWTGGDGGAGRCAPAAVVPGIAAYLDARQREIQTLVLTFPAVWGPVRSTKFKQQLLALTADW